In the Raphanus sativus cultivar WK10039 unplaced genomic scaffold, ASM80110v3 Scaffold3217, whole genome shotgun sequence genome, TGCAGATCACGAAACCACAGGTCAACCTGAGCCTCTCGAgttatcaataaaaaaaaaggaggatAAGGACGATTCGACAAACCTTGAAGTTCTTTTCTAAATGCAAGAAGAGGATCCAATACAACATCTGCAGGCGCACACAAATGCTTAAACAGCAAATCAAATacacaaagaaaatacaaagtTTGTGAATTACCAACCTGATGATAAATACAAATGGGGTATCTTCTGTTTTGATTCCAACAAACGTTTGGCTATAATCTGTCAACAGGGAAAAGACAAAGAGAAGTCAGGTACTATTATGATCGTAGGAGCAAACTTCAGTGCTGAAAGTATATTCCCCTTGAGTAAAGGAACACATTCCATCCACTATCAGTTAGTTGTAGACTAGAAACAAGTTACTAACACCCATTGACATAGATCAAGAAAGTTGCAACCAAAGTTGGTGCAATTTATAGCCATATAACTTCAGGTCAACATTGACTACGTATTTATCAACTCACAGCAGCAAGCATTAGGTAGTTATTTCAGCCCTCCGCATCAAAAAATATTGAAAGATCTGGCTTTTTGATGCCAGCtctaattttctttaaaatgccACAGAAACTTTTAAAAAGCCAGCATATTGTACTATGAAGTCAAAACAACCTTATCATCTTGCTTCCACAAGAGGGACTGCTTTACATgatacattttattattatcagcaAAGAGAGCAATAAAGTTAATTACCTTGCGAATTTGACTATTGGGAAAATCTTCATAATCATTTGACGGTGTCACAGAAGACTTTGATTCAGGCCGCGATACGGAAGAGGATTTAGATAGGTTCTCCTTTGATGGCTGTTTCTTCTCCGTAGACACTGATTTTTTAGATGTTTTTCCAGAAGCAATTGCGGCGACAACGTCCGATTTTAGTAATGTACCGTAGGGACCCGAGGCCTCGattgatgatgactccaagccaTGTTCTAAAATCAAAAGCTTTGCTGCAGGACTGATCTTTGTGAAGCCTGCTTTCTTTCCCCCGGATTTATCTACAACACTTTGAGGAGCTTGTTTTTCAGTAACAGCCTCAGAACCACCTGCGGAAGAAGACCTGATCGCTTCAATGCTTTCAGCATCTTCAACCTACACAGATTGATTAACCTTTAATATCTCTCAGTTTGCAAGCAAGTGTATTTCAAAGATTTAGTGCGCAAGCATAACTTTTACTTCAGGCAATACAAATCGTAGAAGGAAACTAGAAGAGGGCATACTGTAGTAAAACATTTGGTTACACGGAGGCTAGAAGAGCGATAGACGTTATGCACAAAATGTATATTACACAGAGGCTAGCAAAAcatatgaattaaatatacCAGTATTAAATAGTTTTCTGGCATCAACAATTCAGTCAATGTACTTCTGAACTAAAGGACTTACTATAAGTGCAATCGGCTTTCCGACAGCCACATCCTTGGAACCTTCAGGAATTAGAATCTTAGCCAAGTACCTGCACCAAAATTCATCCATCAGGCATCAAGTTatacaatttattaatataatattattaatcagAATACGAATGCAGCAGTTCAGGTAAATCTTCTTTTATGGTGGTAAGTCGATGCTCATACCTAGACTAGGAAATATGAAATCAATCTTTATACCACAGGATTATCAGTTCAAGGAAGAACACTCAAACAAGAGATGACCTAACTTTTTCAATCAACATTATTTCTCACTTAAACCAACCATAAAAAAATCCACAAATTATGAACATCACCAGGCTTcctagaaaaataaatattaacatcaCCAGGCTGCTTAGAGAAAGAAATATTGTTTATGCGCTAAGTGATTGCTTATACGAATAAGACGACAGAAAGTTTGGTATACCCTTCTTCAAGGCTTTCAAATTCCAGAGTGGCTTTGTCAGTCTCGATTTCACCTATGACATCACCTACTTCAATCTGTTGAGCACGAAATAAGAAAAAAGCAATACAGGAAGATGCATTACACCAGATTACTTGTGGTAAAAGTACAATGCCCAATTTACTCTACAGTTTGGTCACCAGAAACTAACCTTGTCACCCTCTTTTTTCCACCATTTGGCAATGTTACCTTGGTTCTGCAGATCGATAAACAAATAAATGATTTAGGGTCTCAACATATAAGAGGTAGATGCATTCTCATCCACAAAAGTTGGCACAAATGAGTGAAATTCCATACCATTGTGGGAGAAAGTGCTGGCATTTCTAAGACAACATGTGGGGGAAGGTCTGATGCATCAGGCTGAATGGAACCTCCTTGTTGTGTACTTTCTTCAGGTTTCTTCTCTTGATGAGCTGATGTTTCCTCTTTACCAACTTGTCCACCCTCTCCGGGGGCAGAAACGTTTTGAATGTCATCTTCCTCCTCAACCTACATAACAATTATATAAGATTAACTTTGTATCCATCAAAACTTATGTAGCTCCTAATGATAATAGATCAATGACTGAACAACTTGTTGCCAAATCATTATTAAAACGACAGTCATTGTGCTTACCATTATTGCAATCGGTGCATTAACGGCAATATCCTTTGATCCTTCGGTTACTATAATCTTCGCCAGAAATCTACAGAGCCATACCTTATTGTAAGCTATAGTTGTGATGGGGCAGATATTTGATTTACCGAGGCGAggaataggaaaaaaaacagaaattaaaACACACAGAGATCGCTTTTTCAGAATTACCCTTCTTCTTGACTCTCAAGTTCTACAGTGGCTTTGTCTGTCTCTATCTCACACAGTACATCGCCAACCTCTACCTGTAAAAGAAGAACCAACATTTAAACCAGTTACTGAGATATTCCACATTCTATAACGTCaactaaaaataagaaaaacccCACCTTGTCACCTTCTTTCTTCAACCATTTCGCAATATTACCATGACtctgcaaaaaagaaaaagtaagaCAATGACTTCTCGCAAGGAGGCCAAATTTTTTTACGAGATTGAAGTCTCAGTTCCTAACCATTGTAGGAGACAAGGCTGGCATTGTAAGAACTGTCTGTGGTACGGGTCCTACAGccgaaaaacaaataaaattactgTAGATCTTTAACTGATCCAAATCTGTATTCCACTAGATGACATAACAATCTATGACTACCTGTTGATGAAAAGTTTTGCATGCCAAATCGCACCTAGAAGAAAATGAAAGAGAAAGTATGTGAGAAACAGGAAAAGATGGAAAAAAGTGTACTAACTGGAAAGCTTACAATAGACTTTGGATGACTATTATCCATTCTTGTAATCATGTCAATCGAGGCAGACCTGAAAATGTAGAACAGGCAAAATCAGAGAAGGACAAACACAATTATTCCCCCCAAGTTTTATACAGAAACGAGTTCACCGAATTATGGTTATGTTCAGTGGGATGTGAATAACACATTAAATAACCAGCTTAACTTcagtttaaataaaatcttaaaatcatGAATGCCTATGATTGGGCTAGTTAGTTTCTATATGAACAAAAGCGTGTCATTGAATAGATAAAATCAAAACACCTCGTctaaagaaaatgaatagaACAAAACATAGAGAAAACGATAGGAAGTGGAATAGACTGTTCTTAAGATCAGTAtgaattatatacaaaaaaaatatggtaaaaACATTTTTCTTGAACCCATCACCAACTAACCAAGAACATACCTGGCACCATGACTGCTACTAATCTTGTCGTCCAAGTGGTACACTCCATTAGAAAAGCTGAATCAGAGAGTTCATAATAAACTTGATCATCAGAAACTAAGGTCGTGATACCAATTCAGGAAATTAAAAATAGTTCCAAATCGATTCCAAAAACAACAGATTGGCATTctttcgccaaaaaaaaaaactaagctcATTGAAAAAAGTCAATGGACCAAGAAGTCACTTGTACAATTGTCAAGGATCACGAATGATGGATGAAGCGTACCGAGTGTGGAATCCGGAGGCGGGAGCGAGGAGAAGACGAGCTCTGAGAAGCGAAGAAGTGCGGGAGATCGCTGCGCGACGGAGGAGGGGAAGCACCATGGCGGCACTTCGAGAGAAGAGGAGGGAGGAGGGTTCGGGGAATCACACCAAatgggggagagagagagagagagagagagagagacgatggAATCGAAAAACTTTTTAGTTTTGGTCAGATCGAATTCGCCAGCAAGCGATGGAATCAACGAAAGCGTCCAGGTTCCGGTCCGGTCCGGGTTGAAATACCAGTAATCGGTACTGTCTACTGAACCGGAAAACCAAATTGATTCATATTTAACTACTTTGGTTTGAGTCCGAGAACCGAAGATTTTACTGGTTTGAGTGGAGTGGCGAACTTCAAAACCAAATTGAACCAGTGCCTTCCATTAAGGGTTTTTGTGAATGGTTTTCTTGCAACAGGCGACTTTTAACAACCTCGACTTGATGATCAGATCAGGATCCTTATTCAATATCGCATATATCGCATCTATTCTATCGAATCAAAATCCTtatacaatattaaaaatatatattgcttCTAAAATATCTCTTtgcataaataattatattttcacaaaaatagcTTTCCAAAAAAGCAAACCAtttgagttttttcttttttttgtcactgaattcattaaaaagaaatagGGAAGAGGCCCAAAACATTGGCCCAATCCAAGAGTTTAATACAAGGAAGAACATGATTGAAGAGCCCGTTTAGCAATAGTATCTGCGATAGAGTTATCGACCCTAGGACAGTGAGAAAACACGATTTGTGCAAAACCAGAGGAGATCAGGAGGAGATCAGGCGGATATCAGAGATGATTCCGATGATTTCTTTGGATTGGATGATGCCGGAGAAATGGTTATTTGAGTTAAAAGGTGGAGTTTTAGGGATGggttcaaattttgaaaataaataataaataataaattttttaaaataaaaaaagaagactattttgatcatttttttaaactacttCTGTGACAAAAAAATGGTTATTTGAAGAATTAACCTGTTAAAAAACTGTTTGATCAGTTACATAAGTTTTCTCATATGAATGCATTACTTAACAACCTCACTAGAAACCGTCTTCTAACATTCAATTTACGTTCTATGGTTGCACACTTGCACTTCGTTAAAACGATATTGTATTACATTGACAATTTGACACCACACCAATGGGCAAGTATGCACGATGTCAGCTATATAGTTGTATTGGCATTTGGAAAAGGATCAAGGGAATATACTCTACTAGAGCGTCATTTGACTTGTGTAATTATTCTAAACTATGCCCAATTTTAGTTCAAATCTTTCTGTTGCCAAAGTTGAGATTTTGCAAATCACATTAAACAAATACAACCCCTATTTTGACTTTTGTAATTGTACAACtcctgttttgttttttgttttactttcttttgaaggaattaaaaagaaaaataaaaatttgtatactatatattaaGGATCCGAATTGGCGTGGaaaagatagatagatagacaaaaaaaagattcgtGTAGAGAAACAAGAACAACGAGGGATGGAGATTGAAGAAGCGAGTCGTGGTGAAAGTGGGCATGTGGTGTGCGGATCATGGGTTCGTCGCCCCAAGAAAGTGAACTGGGCCATCATCGCCAAAGCTGCCAAACGCCGTGGCTCAGCCTCTCCTGCTCTGCTTCACATCTTCTCTTTCGATCCCATCACTacttctctctcctcctctccctTGGTACATTCATTCCCTCTTTTTTAACGcagtttcattttaaaaaaaatttggtttttgAAACGTCCCATGTGATTCTGGAACGAAACATGTGTTTCAATTTCTTGTTCTGAGAAAGCAGAGGACaaactcttttcttttgataaataCGTTTGTCTTCTTTCTTTGATGAAAAGGCAACCCATGCGCTTAAAGAGGGTGATGGTGATCCTGTGGCGATCTCAGTTCACCCTGGTGGAGATTATTTTGTTTGCTCAACCTCCAAAGGTGGTTGCAAGTACGTTTTTTAATTACTTGCTTTTACCTCCCCcaaataatgatcaatatataaGACATCTTTAGAGCCTTTCTTTTGGTACCATTTTTTTTAGTTGGTATTGTTACCTGGGTCATATAAACATACATTTGTTGGAGACTGCTGTGCATCTTCATGCCTTTTATAAATGTTGGCTTTTGATCCTTGTCTACTATATCTTAAGTCTTTCCATTCTCGCATCCATATTTTGCAACTCTAGTGTTCCATCTATTTCACATCCACCACTTAGTAATATAGTGTGACTGTACATTTCATTTGATTGTACACAGATAGATGCTTGTACGTAGACATCTGCCTCTCTGTCTATACAAAGTTATGTTTATGGTCTAGATGCtaaatacaaattattattttaggtTGTTTGAGATTGTTGGAGGAGCAACCACAGGTATTACGATCTTAGCCAAAGAACTCCCTCCTCTCGAAAATGCTGGACTACAAAAGTGTATGGCCTTCAGCTTTGATGGCTCTAAATTAGCTGTTGGGGGAGCGGTAAGGACGAACTAATACTGCTTCATCTGCTTTTGTCCGCATTTGGGACAATTTTGGTTGTAGCTTTACTTACTATACTGTAACCTATTTTCAGGATGGATGCCTCAGAATTATGGAGTGGCCAAACCTAAGTGTAGTTTTGGATGAGCCAAAGGCACACAAATCAATCCGTGATATGGATTTCAGGTAATCACCGGAACTTTATCTCCTTTCATATTCTTTTCAACTTGAAGCATTACTGagctaataaaacaaaatgatctTCTAGAAAGATTTGGGACTTGTGATGGGAAGCATAATGtctgcatctctctctctctctctcatatctgagtttttttttgttgtagtcTGGACTCAGAATTCTTAGCCACAACATCAACTGATGGATCAGCTAGAATATGGAAAGCCGAAGATGGTTTCCCTTTGTCTACTTTGGAACGTAGTAAGGTATGTGATAACGAGAGTAATAGTTAAATTTTGATTCCTATATCT is a window encoding:
- the LOC130506420 gene encoding dihydrolipoyllysine-residue acetyltransferase component 1 of pyruvate dehydrogenase complex, mitochondrial-like, producing the protein MVLPLLRRAAISRTSSLLRARLLLAPASGFHTRFSNGVYHLDDKISSSHGARSASIDMITRMDNSHPKSIVRFGMQNFSSTGPVPQTVLTMPALSPTMSHGNIAKWLKKEGDKVEVGDVLCEIETDKATVELESQEEGFLAKIIVTEGSKDIAVNAPIAIMVEEEDDIQNVSAPGEGGQVGKEETSAHQEKKPEESTQQGGSIQPDASDLPPHVVLEMPALSPTMNQGNIAKWWKKEGDKIEVGDVIGEIETDKATLEFESLEEGYLAKILIPEGSKDVAVGKPIALIVEDAESIEAIRSSSAGGSEAVTEKQAPQSVVDKSGGKKAGFTKISPAAKLLILEHGLESSSIEASGPYGTLLKSDVVAAIASGKTSKKSVSTEKKQPSKENLSKSSSVSRPESKSSVTPSNDYEDFPNSQIRKIIAKRLLESKQKIPHLYLSSDVVLDPLLAFRKELQENHGVKVSVNDIVIKAVAVALRNVRHANAFWDAEKGEIVLCEDVDISIAVATEKGLMTPIIRNADQKSISAISSEVKELAQKARSGKLAPHEFQGGTFSISNLGMYPVDQFCAIINPPQAGILAVGRGNKVVEAVLGIDGTEKPSVVTKMNVTLSADHRIFDGQVGASFLSELRSNFEDVRRLLL
- the LOC108829809 gene encoding SEC12-like protein 1: MEIEEASRGESGHVVCGSWVRRPKKVNWAIIAKAAKRRGSASPALLHIFSFDPITTSLSSSPLATHALKEGDGDPVAISVHPGGDYFVCSTSKGGCKLFEIVGGATTGITILAKELPPLENAGLQKCMAFSFDGSKLAVGGADGCLRIMEWPNLSVVLDEPKAHKSIRDMDFSLDSEFLATTSTDGSARIWKAEDGFPLSTLERSKDENIELCRFSKDGTKPFLFCAAQRGDVPVVNVYDISTWKKLGFKKLSRKSASTMAVSLDGKYIALGGKDGDISVAEVKTMEIYHYSKRLHLGQTIASLEFCPSERVILTTSSEWGEMVTKLTVPKEWKEWQIYALLFCLFMGSVILAYVFFENSDSFWKLPMGKDQRRPKISLFGDSSTPSEDRNRWNLDL